In a genomic window of Zingiber officinale cultivar Zhangliang chromosome 9B, Zo_v1.1, whole genome shotgun sequence:
- the LOC122023038 gene encoding uncharacterized protein LOC122023038, with translation MVSGYWFFRSYLVVHIRNEARRYDPSSASWSGVTPEAAYRPQWVPPTLPPIAPTPAATSWTRDRARIPLLARSVKDRFTLFHGVPDPSIACSWLGNVEDTFEYLSRTEEEKAELAAYHLRDQAVTWWKMQKTFFGDQSITWTLFRDAFERQYFPAPYRMARRQEFLHLKQGDRSVMEYDAKFNRLAEYCPHLVAQESDRMSGFAPSTYREALDRALMIEMTQQQISLEKGKDKQKAQGTTPNQKQRNQGQKKRKKWQGSQSTSGESYQSSKMGRSSAGSSGPPQKDSSGGLRCFRCGVEGHAKPDCPLSQDICYYCKLPGHVSRDCTLKAQL, from the exons ATGGTATCAGGGTATTGGTTCTTTCGG TCTTACCTTGTGGTACATATCAGGAATGAAGCGCGGAGATACGACCCCTCGTCCGCGTCGTGGTCCGGAGTGACCCCGGAAGCAGCCTATCGA CCTCAGTGGGTTCCTCCTACATTACCACCCATAGCTCCCACTCCTGCTGCCACTTCTTGGACAAGGGACAGAGCTCGGATTCCATTACTGGCCCGGTCGGTAAAGGATCGTTTTACTTTATTCCATGGAGTTCCTGATCCTAGTATTGCTTGTTCTTGGTTGGGAAATGTGGAGGATACTTTCGAGTATTTGTCGCGTACTGAAGAAGAAAAAGCCGAATTAGCTGCGTACCACCTTCGAGATCAGGCTGTTACATGGTGGAAGATGCAGAAGACATTTTTTGGAGACCAGAGTATCACCTGGACTTTATTCCGAGATGCATTCGAGAGACAGTATTTcccagctccttatcgtatggcgcgTCGACAGGAATTCTTACATCTGAAGCAGGGTGATCGGTCTGTGATGGAGTATGATGCGAAATTTAACCGATTGGCTGAGTATTGCCCTCATCTAGTTGCCCAGGAGAGCGATCG GATGTCTGGCTTCGCTCCTAGTACGTACCGGGAGGCGTTGGATAGAGCTTTGATGATTGAGATGACACAACAACAAATTTCACTGGAAAAAGGAAAGGATAAGCAAAAGGCTCAGGGTACGACTCCAAATCAGAAACAACGGAACCAAGGTCAGAAGAAACGGAAGAAATGGCAGGGATCCCAGTCTACTTCAGGAGAGTCCTATCAATCATCGAAGATGGGACGATCATCCGCTGGTTCTTCTGGACCTCCTCAGAAGGATTCCTCTGGTGGACTTAGATGTTTTAGATGTGGTGTTGAGGGTCACGCTAAACCTGACTGCCCATTGAGCCAAGATATATGTTACTACTGCAAGCTTCCGGGGCATGTGAGCCGCGATTGTACTCTGAAGGCTCAGCTATAG